One part of the Glycine soja cultivar W05 chromosome 11, ASM419377v2, whole genome shotgun sequence genome encodes these proteins:
- the LOC114373667 gene encoding lactoylglutathione lyase isoform X2 codes for MAAEPKESPSNNPGLHTTPDEATKGYIMQQTMFRIKDPKVSLDFYSRVLGMSLLKRLDFPEMKFSLYFMGYENTAEAPSNPIDKVVWTFSQKATIELTHNWGTESDPEFKGYHNGNSEPRGFGHIGVTVDDTYKACERFQNLGVEFVKKPEDGKMKGIAFIKDPDGYWIEIFDRKTIGNVTQTAA; via the exons ATGGCTGCGGAACCCAAGGAATCGCCTTCCAACAACCCCGGTCTCCATACAACTCCTGACGAAGCCACCAAGGGTTACATCATGCAACAAACT ATGTTTAGAATCAAAGACCCCAAAGTGAGCCTCGATTTTTATTCTCGAGTCTTGGGCATgtc TTTGCTTAAGAGATTGGATTTTCCGGAGATGAAGTTCAGCCTGTACTTCATGGGCTATGAG aATACGGCAGAAGCTCCAAGTAATCCAATTGATAAAGTGGTTTGGACCTTTTCTCAGAAGGCTACAATTGAACTGACACA TAATTGGGGTACTGAAAGCGATCCAGAGTTCAAAGGGTACCACAATGGCAATTCTGAACCTCGTGGCTTTG GACACATTGGTGTAACTGTTGATGACACATACAAGGCATGTGAAAGATTTCAGAATCTGGGAGTTGAGTTTGTTAAGAAACCAGAAGATG GGAAAATGAAAGGTATAGCATTTATTAAAGATCCTGATGGATACTGGATTGAAATCTTTGATCGGAAAACAATAGGAAATGTAACACAAACTGCTGCTTAG
- the LOC114373667 gene encoding lactoylglutathione lyase isoform X1 encodes MTVTASLHRLSRLRFIAKPQPFLSPHSIPSHFSLTPKTKKANRFRFLSMAAEPKESPSNNPGLHTTPDEATKGYIMQQTMFRIKDPKVSLDFYSRVLGMSLLKRLDFPEMKFSLYFMGYENTAEAPSNPIDKVVWTFSQKATIELTHNWGTESDPEFKGYHNGNSEPRGFGHIGVTVDDTYKACERFQNLGVEFVKKPEDGKMKGIAFIKDPDGYWIEIFDRKTIGNVTQTAA; translated from the exons atgacagtcaccgcttccTTACACCGTCTTTCTCGTCTCCGATTCATCGCCAAACCCCAACCTTTCCTATCTCCTCATTCAATCCCCTCCCATTTCTCTCTCACCCCCAAAACCAAG AAAGCGAATCGATTCCGATTCCTCTCAATGGCTGCGGAACCCAAGGAATCGCCTTCCAACAACCCCGGTCTCCATACAACTCCTGACGAAGCCACCAAGGGTTACATCATGCAACAAACT ATGTTTAGAATCAAAGACCCCAAAGTGAGCCTCGATTTTTATTCTCGAGTCTTGGGCATgtc TTTGCTTAAGAGATTGGATTTTCCGGAGATGAAGTTCAGCCTGTACTTCATGGGCTATGAG aATACGGCAGAAGCTCCAAGTAATCCAATTGATAAAGTGGTTTGGACCTTTTCTCAGAAGGCTACAATTGAACTGACACA TAATTGGGGTACTGAAAGCGATCCAGAGTTCAAAGGGTACCACAATGGCAATTCTGAACCTCGTGGCTTTG GACACATTGGTGTAACTGTTGATGACACATACAAGGCATGTGAAAGATTTCAGAATCTGGGAGTTGAGTTTGTTAAGAAACCAGAAGATG GGAAAATGAAAGGTATAGCATTTATTAAAGATCCTGATGGATACTGGATTGAAATCTTTGATCGGAAAACAATAGGAAATGTAACACAAACTGCTGCTTAG
- the LOC114375787 gene encoding lactoylglutathione lyase-like, whose amino-acid sequence MFRIKDPKVSLDFYSRVLGTYLLKRLDFLEMKFSLYFMGYEDTTKAPSNPVERTVWTFSQKATMELTDNWGTENDPEFKGYHNGNSEPLGYGHIGIAVDDTYKACERFQNLGVEFVTKPDDGEIKGLAFIKDPDGYWIELFDLKILGGEQAAAHA is encoded by the exons ATGTTTCGAATCAAGGACCCCAAAGTGAGCCTTGATTTTTATTCTCGTGTCTTGGGCACGta TTTGCTTAAGAGATTGGATTTTCTGGAGATGAAGTTCAGCCTATACTTTATGGGCTACGAG GATACGACAAAAGCTCCAAGTAATCCAGTTGAAAGAACGGTTTGGACCTTTTCTCAGAAGGCTACAATGGAACTAACAGA TAATTGGGGTACTGAAAATGATCCAGAGTTCAAAGGGTACCACAATGGCAATTCTGAACCTCTTGGCTATG GACACATTGGCATAGCTGTTGATGACACATACAAGGCATGTGAAAGATTTCAGAATCTGGGAGTTGAGTTTGTTACGAAACCAGATGATG GGGAAATAAAAGGTTTAGCATTTATTAAGGATCCTGATGGATACTGGATTGAACTCTTTGATCTAAAAATATTAGGAGGTGAACAAGCTGCTGCTCATGCTTAA